From a single Arachis hypogaea cultivar Tifrunner chromosome 3, arahy.Tifrunner.gnm2.J5K5, whole genome shotgun sequence genomic region:
- the LOC112776168 gene encoding protein FAR-RED ELONGATED HYPOCOTYL 3-like, with translation MGTEDFEFEWDHAADVYGLHDKQWSCQMYDKKEMWASAYLRDKFCAGYRTTFRCEGINAHVNKFSKSTHTIYELVQSLEMVAHEYRHRELLLQFQSINSVSVMTTCLRSIERHAATVYTREVFRDVKKEIEGVGALNQINKRRILNTMVYTLEEYENPNVHIIASFGRSTSKVSCQCNLWKKHGYPCKHMFFVMKAEHLKEMPDKLVFRRWRADAKSPEQYTESWGDVTEHSVILRHGALHSASQWLFFLGTQRLALVQKAMCGIQSLCKEFVLDYKAFHGRVRPRSEHAGEADAVVRDPLVAQPKGAPKLGKRKGHRIRQCCSCCKSTGHTKRTCPAKGNDAHQGSRHNALERDDSDMPDRDDEHVGDNLSFDPIGTTNNVYHNRLPLLC, from the exons ATGGGGACAGAGGACTTCGAATTCGAATGGGACCATGCTGCTGATGTGTATGGGCTACACGATAAGCAATGGTCATGCCAGATGTATGATAAAAAGGAGATGTGGGCAAGTGCTTATTTGCGTGACAAGTTCTGCGCGGGATATAGGACAACATTCAGGTGCGAAGGCATTAACGCACACGTGAACAAGTTTTCCAAGTCCACCCACACAATTTACGAGTTGGTTCAGAGCTTGGAGATGGTCGCCCACGAGTATCGGCATAGGGAGTTACTGCTCCAGTTTCAGTCCATCAACTCAGTTTCGGTTATGACAACCTGCCTGAGAAGTATTGAGAGACATGCCGCTACAGTATACACAAGAGAAGTGTTTCGGGATGTCAAGAAGGAAATTGAAGGGGTAGGTGCGTTGAACCAGATTAACAAAAGAAGGATATTGAATACAATGGTATATACTCTTGAGGAATATGAGAATCCTAATGTGCACATAATAGCGTCCTTCGGCCGGTCGACTAGCAAAGTAAGTTGTCAATGCAACTTATGGAAGAAGCATGGATATCCATGCAAGCATATGTTCTTTGTGATGAAGGCAGAGCACTTGAAGGAAATGCCCGATAAGCTCGTTTTCAGGAGGTGGAGAGCCGATGCAAAATCCCCTGAACAGTACACAGAGAGTTGGGGTGACGTCACAGAACACAGTGTTATCCTCCGCCATGGGGCACTTCATTCCGCGTCGCAGTGGCTGTTTTTCTTGGGGACACAAAGGTTGGCGTTGGTCCAAAAGGCTATGTGTGGAATTCAGTCCTTATGTAAAGAGTTTGTGTTGGATTACAAGGCATTTCACGGTAGGGTTAGGCCGAGAAGTGAACATGCTGGTGAAGCAGACGCTGTCGTCAGAGACCCACTTGTTGCTCAGCCAAAAGGAGCTCCAAAACTGGGTAAGAGGAAAGGTCATCGTATACGGCAATGTTGCAGCTGCTGCAAGAGTACGGGGCATACAAAGAGGACCTGCCCCGCTAAGGGTAACGATGCACATCAGGGTTCTAGGCACAATGCACTCGAGAGGGATGACTCAGATATGCCTGACCGG GATGATGAACATGTTGGTGATAACCTGTCTTTCGACCCAATCGGCACAACGAATAACGTATATCACAACAGG TTACCG TTACTGTGTTAA
- the LOC112790264 gene encoding uncharacterized protein, translating to MGRGKTELKCLSTEKDRKGRFKTRIKGLESKMKKFSDKCQGSEACLIVYEEGSNAAPMIWPKDSTKVRSLIKKYESQKNVKPPKIFDLQDFFEHKKTSVEGETLKARKCMYSVKYPTSDLNIKSFDLEQLRMFIGILDNKIGACAERINMLKNSQKVESNFNFGHNVDRYNSQIQPMMPLSYDTGSSSQMGLLNPNPMELMGSNYGLVNCANQFEDSVYSVIQNGALVNSTKVKEPEPMVHYDTNVMEDTTSKKDEVRLVCTEKTIDKVNSTNQVSEALDWESQFAEAEAWASDFGEFENWINQQSEHSDWTNLTEFVC from the coding sequence ATGGGTCGTGGAAAAACAGAACTGAAGTGCCTCTCAACTGAGAAAGATCGGAAAGGCAGATTCAAGACAAGAATCAAGGGACTAGagagcaaaatgaagaaattttCTGACAAATGCCAAGGATCCGAAGCATGCTTGATAGTTTATGAAGAAGGTAGCAACGCTGCACCAATGATTTGGCCAAAAGATTCTACAAAAGTCAGGTCCTTAATTAAAAAGTATGAATCTCAAAAGAATGTGAAGCCTCCTAAGATCTTTGATCTCCAAGACTTCTTTGAGCACAAGAAGACCTCGGTTGAAGGCGAAACTTTGAAAGCGCGAAAATGCATGTACAGCGTCAAGTATCCCACTTCTGACTTGAATATCAAGAGCTTTGATTTGGAACAACTGAGGATGTTCATTGGTATATTGGATAACAAGATTGGTGCGTGTGCTGAAAGGATTAACATGCTTAAAAATAGTCAAAAAGTTGAAAGTAACTTCAATTTTGGACACAATGTTGATCGGTACAACTCTCAGATTCAACCTATGATGCCACTTAGTTATGATACGGGTTCTAGTTCCCAAATGGGTCTCCTCAATCCAAATCCTATGGAATTGATGGGAAGTAATTATGGACTGGTGAATTGTGCTAATCAGTTTGAAGATTCTGTGTATAGTGTTATACAAAACGGTGCTTTAGTAAACTCAACAAAAGTGAAGGAGCCAGAGCCTATGGTTCATTATGACACAAATGTGATGGAGGACACTACTAGCAAGAAAGATGAAGTCCGTTTGGTTTGTACTGAGAAGACAATTGATAAAGTAAATTCCACAAATCAAGTTAGTGAGGCTTTGGATTGGGAAAGTCAATTTGCTGAGGCTGAGGCATGGGCTAGTGACTTTGGTGAGTTTGAGAATTGGATAAATCAACAAAGTGAGCATTCGGATTGGACAAACCTGACTGAATTTGTCTGTTGA